From a region of the Betta splendens chromosome 5, fBetSpl5.4, whole genome shotgun sequence genome:
- the st3gal8 gene encoding ST3 beta-galactoside alpha-2,3-sialyltransferase 8 has product MLLRRKLCIVVVITAVLFFAMRDMHRRPDLTPPVTVAKPTILTPAPHRTSTPSITKESKEKPEDNNEVELKSCGCPESCVADLGKSEWFSKRYDPNQQPVLLRKNNFTVDALKWWQSLQQASSDQPLENVLSDMFRVISPPKLDFKSVPTRCWRCAVVGNSGNLLNSGHGQLIDSHDFVIRMNKAMTVGFEKDVGKNTTHHFLYPESAVDVKHGVSLVLLPFKLKDLEWLTSALSTGHIKRTYMPVKIRVEADKDKVLVVNPVFFKYVHEYWTEHHGRYPSTGMLALVFALHLCDQVSVFGYGADEQGEWHHYWERNPHAGAFKKTGVHHADFEIDVIQQLAKEGKIKLHM; this is encoded by the exons ATgttgctgaggaggaagctgtgcATTGTTGTGGTGATTACCGCCGTCCTATTCTTCGCCATGCGGGACATGCACAGGCGCCCTGACCTGACGCCGCCAGTGACAG TGGCTAAACCCACCATCCTCACCCCTGCCCCCCACAGAACGTCGACCCCTTCCATCACCAAAGAGTCCAAGGAGAAACCTGAGGACAATAATGAGGTTGAACTGAA GTCTTGTGGGTGTCCTGAGTCCTGTGTTGCAGATCTGGGAAAGTCAGAATGGTTCAGCAAACGCTACGACCCCAACCAGCAGCCGGTCCTCCTGAGGAAAAACAACTTTACAGTTGACGCCCTAAAGTGGTGGCAG AGTCTTCAGCAGGCCAGTAGCGACCAGCCTCTGGAGAACGTTTTGTCCGACATGTTCCGGGTCATTTCCCCGCCCAAGTTGGACTTCAAGTCCGTCCCGACCCGTTGCTGGAGATGTGCAGTGGTTGGAAACTCTGGCAACCTGCTAAATTCTGGACATGGCCAGCTGATAGACTCCCACGACTTTGTGATCCG GATGAACAAGGCAATGACTGTAGGGTTTGAAAAAGATGTCGGGAAAAATACGACGCATCACTTCCTGTACCCAGAGAGCGCAGTGGACGTTAAACATGGAGTCAGTCTGGTCCTGTTGCCGTTTAAACTGAAAGACCTGGAGTGGCTCACCAGCGCGTTGTCCACCGGCCACATCAAAAG gaccTACATGCCTGTTAAAATCCGAGTTGAGGCTGATAAAGATAAG GTTCTGGTGGTGAACCCTGTGTTTTTTAAGTATGTTCATGAATATTGGACTGAGCATCACGGCCGTTACCCGTCCACCGGCATGCTCGCCCTTGTCTTTGCTCTGCACCTTTGTGACCAG GTGTCAGTGTTTGGTTATGGAGCAGATGAGCAGGGGGAATGGCATCACTACTGGGAGAGGAACCCCCATGCCGGAGCCTTCAAGAAGACCGGCGTGCACCATGCTGACTTTGAAATCGACGTCATTCAGCAGCTCGCCAAAGAAGGAAAGATTAAATTACACATGTGA